In Nematostella vectensis chromosome 12, jaNemVect1.1, whole genome shotgun sequence, the genomic window TTACTCATGTTTTAACTTGCGCGCCTGATTGTAACTGCATAGATGAGTCCTTATCTCTATATAAACTGATGAAGTACTTAGAAACTTCCTAATATGGGctacacaaaaacaacatttaCATCAATATTTACCAATATTTaactacttttttttatggaaCCAAGGCACTAGAATTTCCCGAGAAAGACTCAAGTTGGATTTCCGAGGAGGAGGGATAGAGAAGAAAAAAGTCACCTTAGCCGTAAGACAACAGGAGCCACAGAAGATAAACCACTTACCTTCAGTTCACATGTGAGTATGAACCCCCTTCAGCTATCAGGCCAACTTATTCAGAagacaaaagagaaaagagaCAAGCAATGAAGCAAGCCAGTCTGTGTAGTTAAGAAAGAAGACTTGCCAAGTTTTTAGAAAATGTCTTCCTCTTTCTCTATTGTCTTTTGGTTTACATTTCCAATTGGCAGTGACGCCCAGGCCCCTAATATGAGTGAATGGGACTTGTATGTGATTCTTCAATATATTCattccattattttttttttctcaccaGGGAAAGACTCAAAGCACACAAAGCAGTTGGCAAACTCTCTTTTGGGCCAGACGAGGTAATCAACAGTCATCCACTTTGTTAATAAGAAGCCTTTTACAGCATAACATAATAACAGGACTTTCAATTTATGGAAACCTTTTAATCTGACAATTAATAATGGTAATACCATTAAAGTATGAAAGCACACAATGGCAAAGAGGACAAGATTACCAAAATAAGACCCAAATTCCAATGATATCAAACACACAAACCCCTATGTACACTGTTCCTCACTGATTGTCCAATATAAGTTTTATTGAATAAGAGAGACTTTTTTTCACCCTTTATTTGGCCTGTGCCAGTGTGGTGATAGAATGCATCCATTGTAACTCAGGTTCAACAGattctttgttttttgaaaTTTGTGCAAAGAATTTCAAAGCACATTTAATGTGTACTTGGGGCAGTCAAGTTGGCAGGGCATCTCTCTGTAGTTGGGTAGTCCAGTTGGCATCTCTCTGTAGTTGGGTAGTCCAGTTGGCAGGGCATCTCTCTGTAGTTGGGTAGTCCAGTTGGCATCTCTCTGTAGTTGGGTAGTCCAGTTGGCAGGGCATCTCTCTGTAGTTGGGTAGTCCAGTTGGCAGGGCATCTATCTGTAGTTGGGTAGTCTAGTTGGCAGGGCATCTCTCTGTAGCTGGGTAGTCTAGTTGGCAGGGCATCTCTCTGTAGTTGGGTAGTCTAGTTGGCAGGGCATCTCTCTGTAGTTAGGTAGTCCAGTTGGCAGGGCATCTCTCTGTAGTTGGGTAGTCCAGTTGGCAGGGCATCTCTCTGTAGTTGGGCAGTCAAGTTGGCAGGGCATCTCTCTGTGCCTGGGTAGTCCAGTTGGCAGGGCATCTCTCTGTAGTTGGGTAGTCCAGTTGGCAGGGCATCTCTCTGTAGTTGGGCAGTCCAGTTGGCAGGGCATCTCTCTGTACTTGGGGCAGTCAAGTTGGCAGGGCATCTCTCTGTAGTTGGGTAGTCCAGTTGGCATCTCTCTGTAGTTGGGTAGTCCAGTTGGCAGGGCATCTCTCTGTAGTTGGGTAGTCCAGTTGGCAGGGCATCTCTCTGTAGTTGGGGCAGTCCAGTTGGCAGGGCATCTCTCTGTACTTGGGGCAGTCAAGTTGGCAGGGCATCTCTCTGTAGTTGGGTAGTCCAGTTGGCATCTCTCTGTAGTTGGGGCAGTCCAGTTGGCAGGGCATCTCTCTGTAGTTGGGGCAGTCCAGTTGGCAGGGCATCTCTGTGTACTTGGGGCAGTCAAGTTGGCAGGACATCTCTCTGTAGTTTGGTAGTCCAGTTGGCAGGGCATCTCTCTGTAGTTGGGTTGTCCAGTTGGCAGGGCATCTCTCTGTAGTTGGGTAGTCCAGTTGGCAGGGCATCTCTCTGTAGTTGGGTAGTCCAGTTGGCAGGGCATCTCTCTGTAGTTGGGTAGTCCAGTTGGCAGGGCATCTCTCTGTAGTTGGGTAGTCCAGTTGGCAGGGCATCTCTCTGTACTTGGGTAGTCCAGTTGGCAGGGCATCTCTCTGTAGTTGGGTAGTCCAGTTGGCAGGGCATCTCTCTGTACTTGGGTAGTCCAGTTGGCAGGGCATCTCTCTGTAGTTGGGTAGTCCAGTTGGCAGGGCATCTCTCTGTAGTTAGGTAGTCCAGTTGGCATCTCTCTGTAGTTGGGTTGTCCAGTTGGCAGGGCATCTCTCTGTAGTTGGGTAGTCCAGTTGGCAGGGCATCTCTCTGTAGTTGGGTAGTCCAGTTGGCAGGGCATCTCTCTGTAGTTGGGTAGTCCAGTTGGCAGGGCATCTCTCTGTAGTTGGGTAGTCCAGTTGGCAGGGCATCTCTCTGTAGTTGGGTAGTCCAGTTGGCAGGGCATCTCTCTGTACTTGGGTAGTCCAGTTGGCAGGGCATCTCTCTGTACTTGGGTAGTCCAGTTGGCAGGGCATCTCTCTGTACTTGGGTAATCTAGTTGGCAGGGCATCCCTCTGTAGCTGGGTAGTCTAGCTGGCAGGGCATCTCTCTGTAGTTGGGTAGTCCAGTTGGCAGGGCATCCCGTTGTAGTTGGGTAGTCCAGTTGGCAGGGCATCTCTCTGTAGTGCCCATGCCTCTTACGATTGGGTTTTGGGTTTGATTCACAGTTCCGATTTGATTTTAGTTGTAGTTGTTTCTTGCCTCTGATCTGAGGGTTTTTCTCACTGCTCTCCTGTATTCCTCCCTCACccaaataaaatgtttattaataTATTAGCTGTGTTCTGGGGAACCATATTGCAGCTGTCTGAattgcatacctgtcaacgtCTGagaatctcaaggcttgagaattttttgggggggtgggggtggggtatattcattttggggggggggggtgggtaaACCTCacaggcgtttgccgtatagaaagctctcttGTGAACAAATCCACTaatctcacgagggtgttagataaattgcgttGCTTAAgggaattattattttaaatactttaatagaaaataggcaaaatgacgtttttctatagaataatttctCGGAAGCGTTAAAAaggctaaaaagcgggagattttgTGCTaaacgcgggagagcgggagaaggggttcaaaatcttgagactcccgcctaatgcgggagagttgacaggtatggaaTTGTCTTATACGCCTTTGACTCAACCATGTTGCATCACTCCTTATTCAACATTCCAGCTGCAAGGAAATGATCAGCTTCCCCAATATATTTCTTCAAAACAACACTATTAAATCCTGTGCCCTCACTTAACTTCTTCTTGCATCCTTTTTTGTTAATGGCATGCTGCAACATCATTTGTGTATCACTACTATTAGAGCctgaattaaaaaaggtatagcgTGTACTAAGAGAAGAGCTTTAAATGTATCCATTCTATTTAAGTgatatgtttgtttttttagatgtACGAGTACTCTTCTAGTGACCTAGTTGACTGTGGTGAGATTGGGCGTGGTGCTTACGGCACAGTTAACAAGATGCTACACCCCAACAGCAATACGTATATGGCAGTCAAGGTAATTACAAGAGGGCATTGTCAGCCTTTGGAGGATGGGGACAATGGTTTTTGTGCTACAAGGCAAACAATTGAGTTCCCAATGGGCCTCTTAGGGCCAGGTTTTAGTACATGTGCAGGTTTGATGGCCACGTGAAGAGCCCTTTTACAATATGACTCACAAAAACAACCAGTAAGATGGGCTTGATTTTTGGATTGTTACAATAGCTGAACTTGACAGCATTTGAGGTTACCATGGGTAAGGTAGTATGAGGAAGGATGTGAAGTTCGAATCCTGGAAAAACAGTCAAAGGCTGACTATTTGTTTTCTGAAAGTAACAATTCACCCAAAAGCTAATAACCATTTCCAGTTACACAATATCCACATACTCTTTTGCATTTCCAAGTCACGACTAGTTAGGGAAATATATGTTTTGTTAATTCAGCTTACAAATAGACAATATCAATCAATGAGAGTCTTTTAATCAACAACAGTTTGTGGAAATAGGTTCTTGTGACATTTTTATTTGGAGAAAGAATTTGAAAAAACTACATGAAattcttttttggggggtcaACAAGACATTGTTTTCTATAATCTGAGATAGTTTGGAACTCTGGTCTTGCTTTTTAGAATATCTCAACAATTAATACACGCCCATGCCTAGCTTCATCCTTGCAAAATATCAACTTTGAGATTCAAGCATCCATTTCTTTTGGCTAATTTGGGGAAGCTACCTTGTATACTGAACTGATAAGGGGCTTTTTTGACTAATGCATGTTGTTAGTTTAATTATAGCTGATTGTCTGTTATATCTCTGCAGAGAATTCGCTCAACAGTTGACCAGAAAGATCAGAAGCAATTATTAATGGACCTGGATGTTGTTATGAGAAGTAGTAACTGCCCATTTATTGTCAGATTTTATGGTGCACTTTTTACTGAGGTAATTTTGCACCTGTTGTGATCTGTAACTAACAGTATCTAGTAGTTTATGATTTTTCAAGTTTAAATTTTTTGAGCtactgtatataaaccacAGTTTAAATTTTAGAGCTGTATCAACCTAATGAAACAAACATTTTTCCCAGTTTTTGGACCAGAGAATTGATACTTTTCTACAGCCTAAAAAGTATCTTTTGTTTCACAACTAAACTGGCTCTGGAGTTATATAACCTGTGATGTCTTTTCTTTGTGCAGGGTGATGCATGGATCTGCATGGAACTGATGGAAATTTCATTTGACAAATGCTACAAGTTGGTGTATGGTTCTATAGAACAGATTATTCCAGAAGAAATTCTTAGCAAAGTGGCTTATGCGGTAGGTACATATTTGTGGAATATATTTATATCCATATTGTACCTGCAATTATACATTTACCCCCCTGGgccacaaaatataaaaatcaagaaaCTATAATATGAATAATTCGCCAATACAGTAGCGTGCGTGTCGGAAATTGTTTATTGGCTTTGAGATAGTGAACTATCGAAAGGCAGATTCTTGTATACCCAGTAAAGAAGGCCAAAATTCAGAGAGATTCAAGCAGGTGCATGTCTAGAAGAAAAAACACAGGATGGGGTCCAAAGCAATAATTCAAATGACATCCTTAGCCACTAGTCACTAGAtccattttaaaacattttcttccaaacacacacacacaaaattaATTACCTGGTGATGGAGGTGTCAAGCAGAGTCAAATTGATTCAGTGTTAAGCTtcttataaaatattttatcttgACACTAGAACCTTTCCTTTAAACATTCTCCTGgtccaagaaaaatatttttactaGTGTTGGCTTGCCATTGATTTCAGGTTGTCAAAGCCCTGGATTACTTAAAAAGAGAGCTTAACATTATTCATAGAGGTAAGTTATAAGTGGTAAGTTATAAGTGGTTAGTCATAAGCATACTTCATATGGCACAACAATTTCCCAGGGACAGGGGGAGTCTCCAGAAAGTAGACAGGGGTGATCGTTAGAGTTTAAGATAACTTCTACCGCACctaatttgctatctcttagaaGTAAGGAGTTCTGttggccacacccaaagtgctacTTTAgaattaaaattgattttgctgaaAACCAacccaaatatttttattttgccaaTTTCAGTAAACTTGAACTTTAATTGTACAATAAGTATAGTGACATACCCTCTTTTGTAAAGTAGTatcatttcattttcaataaaaaacaatatcaAATGGTCATTGATCACTCTTTCAAActaatgtctttgttttgcAGATGTGAAGCCGTCAAACATTCTTCTTGATCGAAATGGTGCCATCAAGTTGTGTGACTTTGGGATCAGTGGGCATCTTGTTGATTCCATAGCTAAGACTCGGGATGCAGGATGCAAACCTTATATGGCTGTAAGTACGGTCAACTTGGAAAAATGCCTCATCGaatttgccttttttaatCTAAGTCACTCCTTTTACTGTACCATTGAGGTTTTGAATGGCACATGTGAAAGGCCCATCAAATGCCCTATCAACTTTGCCTTTTTTAATCTAAGTCCCTCCTTTTACTGTACCATTGAGGTTTTGAATGGCACATGTGAAAGGCCCATCAAATGCCCTATCAACTTTGCCTTTTTTAATCTAAGTCACTCCTTTTACTGTACCATTGAGGTTTTGAATGGCACATGTGAAAGGCCCATCAAATGCCCTATCAACTTTGCCTTTTTTAATCTAAGTCACTCCTTTTACTGTACCATTGAGGTTTTGAATGGCACATGTGAAAGGCCCATCAAATGCCCTATCAACTTTGCCTTTTTCAATCTAAGTCACTCCTTTTTACTGTATCATTAAGGTTTTGAATGGCACATGTGAAAGGTCCATCAAATGCCCTATCAACTTTGCCTTTTTCAATCTAAGTCACTCCTTTTTACTGTACCATTGAGGTTTTGAATGGCACTTGGTGCTGTCACTTTAATATAGAGCAAATGagaaaaggatttttttcccCAATAGCCTGAAAGAATAGACCCATCGTCATGCCGGCAAGGTTATGACATCCGCTCAGATGTGTGGAGTTTTGGGATAACAATGGTGAGTGTCTCTGAAAGAGGTTTGTGTTGCCTGTCAATCTTGTTGGTTTGTGTGTGTTTATAAATCCTTATGCCCTGTTAAAGTGTGACCTTAACAGCGcaaccagtaaaaccgtgaacacctaaaatatgtgtggaatgtttattgtcttctgacgAATCAGACCCGAAAATTCAGACACTGAGACTTGTTGAGTCATGTTTCTAGTTGATTTTTTGAATGATTGGTCGAAACAAGCATTCCATACATGTTTCCGGTGTTCACGATTTTCTTGGTCGCGCTGTAAAACAGTGAACACCAAACATGTGCAAGTATGTTAATTTTCTGAGAAATCACCAGAAAATACTGATGCTGAAACACATTGCTATTGACGTTTACAACTCCGAGATTTTGGCTTATAcagtgaattttttttctcacccTAGCATTATTTATGAACCCCGGGACTACTGGTACAAAATTCAATGACACAAGACCCATGTAAAACCAGCTTATTTTAACCATTTTTCACCTTTAGCAGTGTTATTGTTCTTATTATTTAACAATAGATCTCATCTCTAATCTTTAAGcgtttttttgtgaaatgttgtcaataaaaatgCCTTAGAACTTAAAACATGCCTTGTGGTTGTCAAATTCACGTGTAATACACGATTTGACTTTCTCGTTTTAAAATACggctagcggccagggaaaatagtttagctcgaatgttttgccacatatcgaatgtaagtgtaccctggcataggtctgcgagataaaaatattttgtttgttgttttttctttcgaatttcgacggtatttgagtgctaccgaaaatggcacctccaaccttgtttctttccttagtagggggagagaagtcataaattccgTTAAGAAAACCCCCCAAATCATGTATAACACGTGgatttgacaacaacaaggcatcttcttagttttaaggcaattttattgacaaaatttcatacaaaaaaacgctttac contains:
- the LOC5520533 gene encoding dual specificity mitogen-activated protein kinase kinase 4, producing the protein MASNSPGTRISRERLKLDFRGGGIEKKKVTLAVRQQEPQKINHLPSVHMERLKAHKAVGKLSFGPDEMYEYSSSDLVDCGEIGRGAYGTVNKMLHPNSNTYMAVKRIRSTVDQKDQKQLLMDLDVVMRSSNCPFIVRFYGALFTEGDAWICMELMEISFDKCYKLVYGSIEQIIPEEILSKVAYAVVKALDYLKRELNIIHRDVKPSNILLDRNGAIKLCDFGISGHLVDSIAKTRDAGCKPYMAPERIDPSSCRQGYDIRSDVWSFGITMIELSTGVFPYPKWNSVFDQLSQVVDGDPPQLSNTPETMRSPELLNFVNICLSKEVEKRPKYNELLNHQFIQLYQERPVDVGAWLQEVLALAPEDPDFTEHYQQ